A genomic segment from Micropterus dolomieu isolate WLL.071019.BEF.003 ecotype Adirondacks linkage group LG03, ASM2129224v1, whole genome shotgun sequence encodes:
- the si:dkeyp-69b9.6 gene encoding zinc finger protein 865 isoform X2, with protein MFQFGKYNLDIIEMLSGHQAHQFKGLGLDRQLQHQQQVQLHQHQLQQQQQQQAESSGALLSGLGLGPLQGSRGNAFSDSASIFAKMSAPPPPPLQQQPSSSQSSRSKSSKMSSSSSSHSSGYPQFLRSFHPSEAALAQEQLHPGVGRFEHFAGGSSSSGSAGGLGGLVTSAPPPPPPLHPGLSVPQASSGPSSSSPSPSTSVATSNNPSSSSAVSSLGHQLVGAQSDARSLHQQFSCMLAANQYFLSGVPANASLEQFLVQQGTHNHLGLGLSQTGGEPSTSLAPPPALHSSHSHGHSTPQPQQGPQQPPQQQQLPPHTLSHPHSHSHPHHPLHPGSQPSSLGGFDFQGIPVLSSNQIASLMQQEAGLPLPLPLHLSLSKDDGKGESSGGGSSSSGSSSSRRKKAMAGYLPQRKSDSASNSSNNHGHSSHSGNPSTSSNGGGLSHGQPPALIGSAVGMSNMGGDPSSLLASSSSSSSVVSSSSSSAPSSTAASVLVTNDSHLSKSDNQSSMQPNPSESDTDPIYSCGDCGKSFPHLSSLRRHLRMHEPTTAGTSNSSTTGPNPVHIKTQPDPSLPHSTQETPQPSSNSCPSPDKIFNCPDCGKGFKKKGHLLQHGVIHSSARPYGCSTCSRAFNRRESLTRHEKIHEEKPFRCPACGRAFRESTSLLNHAASGTCGKPGYHDDHRSQGNPSPCYSGASPCGSGMAGPALRKAPLAPTLHPHSQSHNQHHHPQQQPHLPLSSLLDDSEDDVTSSVNNAISAITAASSGNRGDDRGDIIGGLLGGLGLGPLGSPSSTSGMDKNFRGVGSQEAMSSNPQNPTAKPKRPRKPRAKKDPVPGGQPPKRRQYTPRMGPSGLPRTHLCSVCGKGFARRETLRRHDRIHTGEKPHHCTVCGKYFREAFHLSKHQTVHSGAKNYKCSICGKEFGYSQSLRRHSKLHQKGELEEVPTTPAPENLNSFNPNPQCSVAQDRSQNQAPSTSSYYSYSQDVKPQDTNPPPQPPPPPLPQPPPPPRLYTCAICWKSFRHHFHLTAHHQTVHEGGGEKLFCCEVCGKAFAYSNSLTRHRQSQHGMTRTEPPNPQEGSSGSGDNRGGSDVNQSASESEAATNALLQMAPSTEGHGGQSLSVVTHSHQQAPPQPPAGYSPLFYDASHSSASNAPSYSQPLPPNSTIMPPQHPHSPAGVKGEHIYPAGSRSRTLHTTAPFQPLTELPSTEHHHLHHHHHHSHHHPHLQSGAQSHQHLDCSIQLSHDEMRRHKKKKKKSNSRDWRENKWESQDLVRFDGSKRKRKIRCTIRGQLNKKQGSLRLTIRRGGGSGGGGYKLVNTGGMKVQILSSLKVPVKRFGCPICPNSVFSRKAGLLVHMAVKHPKKASTTQERLRCCVCGKQSHRPLAAFIHRASHRARGTFSCRRCSIRFWNATLLHRHKVSCRRRAKGLQRGDAKRLKLSKTPGERQTQEGQEEMPFLQGPYRY; from the exons ATGTTCCAATTTGGAAAATACAATCTGGACATTATAGAGATGTTAAGTGGGCACCAGGCCCACCAGTTCAAAGGCCTTGGTTTAGATCGACAACTACAGCATCAACAGCAAGTGCAACTTCACCAGCATcaactccagcagcagcagcagcagcaggctgagTCTTCTGGAGCTCTTCTGTCTGGACTTGGCTTGGGCCCCCTGCAGGGGTCTAGAGGTAACGCCTTTTCTGATTCTGCCTCCATTTTTGCCAAGATGAGTGCCCCTCCTCCCCCACCTTTACAACAACAGCCTTCCTCATCTCAGAGCTCTCGTTCAAAGTCAAGCAagatgagcagcagcagctcaagCCATTCTTCAGGCTACCCACAGTTCCTGCGCTCTTTCCACCCGTCTGAGGCAGCACTAGCACAGGAGCAGTTACACCCAGGTGTAGGCCGCTTTGAGCACTTTGCTGGGGGAAGTAGCAGTAGTGGGAGTGCTGGGGGATTAGGAGGATTAGTAACATCAGCacctccaccccctcctcctctgcatcCCGGCCTCTCTGTACCCCAAGCGTCATCTggtccctcctcttcctctccttccccttCAACCTCTGTGGCCACCTCTAATAACCCTTCTAGCAGCAGTGCAGTCAGCTCATTGGGACACCAGTTGGTTGGGGCCCAGTCTGATGCACGGAGTCTTCACCAACAATTTAGTTGCATGTTAGCTGCTAATCAGTATTTCCTTTCTGGGGTGCCTGCTAATGCTAGTTTAGAGCAATTTCTTGTTCAACAGGGAACCCATAACCACTTAGGGCTTGGTTTAAGTCAGACAGGCGGGGAGCCTAGTACTAGTCTTGCTCCGCCTCCTGCTTTGCATTCTTCTCACTCACATGGCCACTCCACTCCCCAGCCACAGCAGGGTCCCCAGCAGCCTCCCCAGCAGCAACAGCTTCCGCCTCACACCCTTTCTCATCCTCACTCTCATTCTCATCCTCACCACCCACTGCACCCAGGCTCCCAGCCCTCATCACTGGGTGGCTTTGACTTTCAGGGCATCCCTGTACTGTCATCAAATCAGATAGCGTCTCTGATGCAGCAGGAAGCAGGTTTGCCCCTCCCCTTGCCACTTCATTTATCCTTATCTAAGGATGATGGTAAAGGGGAAAGCAGTGGAGGtggaagtagtagtagtgggAGCAGTAGCAGTAGGAGGAAGAAAGCTATGGCTGGCTATTTGCCTCAAAGAAAATCTGATAGTGCTAGCAATAGCAGCAATAACCATGGCCACAGCAGCCACAGTGGTAATCCCAGCACTAGTAGTAATGGTGGAGGCCTAAGTCATGGTCAGCCCCCAGCTTTAATTGGGAGTGCGGTTGGTATGTCAAATATGGGTGGAGACCCATCATCCCTTCTTGcctcatcatcttcatcctcatcaGTAGTTTCTTCCTCCTCGTCTTCTGCTCCCTCTTCCACTGCTGCCTCAGTACTGGTTACTAATGATTCTCACCTTTCTAAATCTGATAACCAGAGCTCAATGCAACCCAACCCCTCAGAGTCTGACACAGATCCAATTTATAGCTGTGGAGATTGTGGCAAAAGCTTCCCTCACCTTTCAAGCCTTCGCAGGCATTTGCGCATGCATGAGCCAACCACAGCAGGTACTAGCAATAGTAGCACTACTGGCCCAAACCCTGTTCATATTAAAACGCAGCCTGACCCAAGCCTTCCCCATTCAACCCAAGAAACTCCCCAACCCTCATCCAATTCTTGTCCTAGCCcagacaaaatatttaattgccCTGATTGTGGCAAAGGCTTTAAGAAAAAAGGGCACCTCCTGCAACATGGTGTTATACACTCTTCAGCCCGCCCATATGGCTGCTCCACCTGCTCTCGGGCTTTTAATCGTAGAGAGTCACTGACACGCCATGAGAAGATACATGAGGAAAAGCCATTCCGATGTCCCGCCTGTGGTCGTGCCTTCCGTGAGAGCACCTCTCTACTCAACCATGCTGCCTCAGGCACCTGCGGCAAGCCAG GCTACCATGATGACCACCGTTCTCAAGGTAATCCATCTCCATGCTACTCTGGTGCCTCCCCCTGTGGAAGTGGGATGGCGGGCCCAGCTCTGAGAAAGGCACCCTTGGCCCCAACACTGCATCCACACTCACAGAGCCACAACCAGCACCACCATCCGCAGCAACAGCCCCACCTGCCCCTTTCTTCTCTACTGGATGACTCAGAGGATGATGTCACTAGCTCTGTCAATAATGCTATCTCTGCTATAACAGCAGCTAGTAGTGGAAATAGAGGGGATGATAGGGGAGACATCATAGGAGGTCTACTAGGTGGTCTTGGTTTAGGTCCTCTGGGCTCACCCTCATCAACATCTGGTATGGATAAGAATTTCAGAGGTGTTGGAAGCCAGGAGGCTATGAGCAGCAACCCTCAGAATCCTACTGCCAAACCAAAACGTCCCCGCAAACCAAGAGCTAAGAAAGATCCTGTACCTGGTGGACAGCCCCCCAAACGTAGGCAATACACCCCCAGAATGGGGCCCAGTGGCCTCCCACGCACTCACCTCTGCAGTGTCTGCGGTAAGGGATTTGCACGTCGGGAGACCCTACGCAGACACGACCGCATTCATACTGGAGAAAAGCCCCATCACTGCACTGTTTGTGGAAAGTATTTTAGAGAGGCTTTTCACCTCAGCAAGCATCAAACAGTCCACTCTGGGGCAAAGAACTACAAATGCAGCATCTGTGGGAAAGAGTTTGGATACTCCCAGAGCCTCAGAAGGCATAGCAAACTCCACCAGAAAGGGGAGCTAGAAGAGGTGCCCACAACACCAGCTCCGGAGAACCTTAACAGCTTTAACCCAAACCCTCAATGTAGCGTGGCCCAAGACAGGAGCCAGAACCAAGCACCAAGCACCTCCTCCTATTACTCCTACTCTCAAGACGTCAAGCCTCAAGACACCAACCCCCCGCCACAacctccacccccacccctaCCACAGCCCCCACCTCCGCCTCGACTCTATACCTGTGCTATATGTTGGAAGtcgttccgccatcacttccaTCTGACTGCCCATCACCAGACGGTTCATGAAGGTGGAGGTGAAAAGCTCTTCTGCTGTGAGGTATGTGGGAAAGCATTTGCTTACTCCAATAGCCTTACTCGACATAGGCAGTCACAGCATGGGATGACCCGCACTGAACCGCCAAACCCGCAAGAAGGCAGCAGTGGGTCTGGAGACAACAGAGGTGGGAGTGATGTTAATCAGTCAGCATCCGAGAGTGAGGCTGCCACCAATGCCCTGCTACAAATGGCTCCTTCCACAGAAGGCCATGGAGGGCAGAGTCTAAGTGTCGTTACTCATAGCCACCAACAGGCACCCCCGCAACCACCAGCTGGTTACTCTCCTCTCTTCTATGATGCTTCCCATTCTTCAGCCTCTAATGCTCCATCTTACTCGCAGCCTCTGCCTCCAAATTCTACAATCATGCCCCCCCAGCACCCGCATTCCCCAGCCGGGGTGAAAGGAGAGCACATATATCCAGCTGGATCCCGTAGCCGTACGCTTCACACCACAGCCCCGTTCCAGCCCCTCACGGAACTGCCCTCCACTGAACATCATCatctgcatcatcatcatcatcactccCACCATCATCCTCATCTTCAGTCAGGTGCCCAGTCCCACCAACACCTTGACTGCAGCATCCAGTTATCACATGATGAAATGAGACgacacaagaagaaaaaaaaaaagtccaacaGCAGAGATTGGAGGGAAAATAAATGGGAATCCCAAGATTTAGTCAGATTTGATGGAAgcaaaaggaagagaaagataAGATGTACAATAAGAGGGCAGTTGAATAAAAAACAAGGCTCTCTTCGTTTGACAATTAGACGAGGAGGAGGATCAGGTGGTGGTGGGTATAAGCTTGTCAACACTGGGGGAATGAAGGTGCAGATCCTGTCGTCTCTCAAAGTCCCTGTGAAACGTTTTGGCTGTCCTATATGCCCCAATTCTGTGTTTTCTCGTAAAGCCGGACTGCTAGTCCACATGGCAGTTAAACACCCCAAAAAAGCCTCAACCACTCAGGAGCGACTAAGGTGCTGTGTATGTGGGAAGCAGTCTCACAGGCCTTTGGCAGCCTTCATCCATCGGGCCTCCCATCGTGCCAGGGGGACTTTTTCCTGCCGCCGCTGCTCCATTCGCTTCTGGAATGCTACGCTGCTCCACAGGCA
- the si:dkeyp-69b9.6 gene encoding uncharacterized protein si:dkeyp-69b9.6 isoform X1 produces the protein MFQFGKYNLDIIEMLSGHQAHQFKGLGLDRQLQHQQQVQLHQHQLQQQQQQQAESSGALLSGLGLGPLQGSRGNAFSDSASIFAKMSAPPPPPLQQQPSSSQSSRSKSSKMSSSSSSHSSGYPQFLRSFHPSEAALAQEQLHPGVGRFEHFAGGSSSSGSAGGLGGLVTSAPPPPPPLHPGLSVPQASSGPSSSSPSPSTSVATSNNPSSSSAVSSLGHQLVGAQSDARSLHQQFSCMLAANQYFLSGVPANASLEQFLVQQGTHNHLGLGLSQTGGEPSTSLAPPPALHSSHSHGHSTPQPQQGPQQPPQQQQLPPHTLSHPHSHSHPHHPLHPGSQPSSLGGFDFQGIPVLSSNQIASLMQQEAGLPLPLPLHLSLSKDDGKGESSGGGSSSSGSSSSRRKKAMAGYLPQRKSDSASNSSNNHGHSSHSGNPSTSSNGGGLSHGQPPALIGSAVGMSNMGGDPSSLLASSSSSSSVVSSSSSSAPSSTAASVLVTNDSHLSKSDNQSSMQPNPSESDTDPIYSCGDCGKSFPHLSSLRRHLRMHEPTTAGTSNSSTTGPNPVHIKTQPDPSLPHSTQETPQPSSNSCPSPDKIFNCPDCGKGFKKKGHLLQHGVIHSSARPYGCSTCSRAFNRRESLTRHEKIHEEKPFRCPACGRAFRESTSLLNHAASGTCGKPGRGPKQRGSKTGTDGEDRVGGGGGGGNGGGGTYQSNRGVIYGKTEEEDGVIIVGEGEPKSGLGCDGLFQSARGGNSNDRDRTDGKYPTDYSRNRYTGYHDDHRSQGNPSPCYSGASPCGSGMAGPALRKAPLAPTLHPHSQSHNQHHHPQQQPHLPLSSLLDDSEDDVTSSVNNAISAITAASSGNRGDDRGDIIGGLLGGLGLGPLGSPSSTSGMDKNFRGVGSQEAMSSNPQNPTAKPKRPRKPRAKKDPVPGGQPPKRRQYTPRMGPSGLPRTHLCSVCGKGFARRETLRRHDRIHTGEKPHHCTVCGKYFREAFHLSKHQTVHSGAKNYKCSICGKEFGYSQSLRRHSKLHQKGELEEVPTTPAPENLNSFNPNPQCSVAQDRSQNQAPSTSSYYSYSQDVKPQDTNPPPQPPPPPLPQPPPPPRLYTCAICWKSFRHHFHLTAHHQTVHEGGGEKLFCCEVCGKAFAYSNSLTRHRQSQHGMTRTEPPNPQEGSSGSGDNRGGSDVNQSASESEAATNALLQMAPSTEGHGGQSLSVVTHSHQQAPPQPPAGYSPLFYDASHSSASNAPSYSQPLPPNSTIMPPQHPHSPAGVKGEHIYPAGSRSRTLHTTAPFQPLTELPSTEHHHLHHHHHHSHHHPHLQSGAQSHQHLDCSIQLSHDEMRRHKKKKKKSNSRDWRENKWESQDLVRFDGSKRKRKIRCTIRGQLNKKQGSLRLTIRRGGGSGGGGYKLVNTGGMKVQILSSLKVPVKRFGCPICPNSVFSRKAGLLVHMAVKHPKKASTTQERLRCCVCGKQSHRPLAAFIHRASHRARGTFSCRRCSIRFWNATLLHRHKVSCRRRAKGLQRGDAKRLKLSKTPGERQTQEGQEEMPFLQGPYRY, from the coding sequence ATGTTCCAATTTGGAAAATACAATCTGGACATTATAGAGATGTTAAGTGGGCACCAGGCCCACCAGTTCAAAGGCCTTGGTTTAGATCGACAACTACAGCATCAACAGCAAGTGCAACTTCACCAGCATcaactccagcagcagcagcagcagcaggctgagTCTTCTGGAGCTCTTCTGTCTGGACTTGGCTTGGGCCCCCTGCAGGGGTCTAGAGGTAACGCCTTTTCTGATTCTGCCTCCATTTTTGCCAAGATGAGTGCCCCTCCTCCCCCACCTTTACAACAACAGCCTTCCTCATCTCAGAGCTCTCGTTCAAAGTCAAGCAagatgagcagcagcagctcaagCCATTCTTCAGGCTACCCACAGTTCCTGCGCTCTTTCCACCCGTCTGAGGCAGCACTAGCACAGGAGCAGTTACACCCAGGTGTAGGCCGCTTTGAGCACTTTGCTGGGGGAAGTAGCAGTAGTGGGAGTGCTGGGGGATTAGGAGGATTAGTAACATCAGCacctccaccccctcctcctctgcatcCCGGCCTCTCTGTACCCCAAGCGTCATCTggtccctcctcttcctctccttccccttCAACCTCTGTGGCCACCTCTAATAACCCTTCTAGCAGCAGTGCAGTCAGCTCATTGGGACACCAGTTGGTTGGGGCCCAGTCTGATGCACGGAGTCTTCACCAACAATTTAGTTGCATGTTAGCTGCTAATCAGTATTTCCTTTCTGGGGTGCCTGCTAATGCTAGTTTAGAGCAATTTCTTGTTCAACAGGGAACCCATAACCACTTAGGGCTTGGTTTAAGTCAGACAGGCGGGGAGCCTAGTACTAGTCTTGCTCCGCCTCCTGCTTTGCATTCTTCTCACTCACATGGCCACTCCACTCCCCAGCCACAGCAGGGTCCCCAGCAGCCTCCCCAGCAGCAACAGCTTCCGCCTCACACCCTTTCTCATCCTCACTCTCATTCTCATCCTCACCACCCACTGCACCCAGGCTCCCAGCCCTCATCACTGGGTGGCTTTGACTTTCAGGGCATCCCTGTACTGTCATCAAATCAGATAGCGTCTCTGATGCAGCAGGAAGCAGGTTTGCCCCTCCCCTTGCCACTTCATTTATCCTTATCTAAGGATGATGGTAAAGGGGAAAGCAGTGGAGGtggaagtagtagtagtgggAGCAGTAGCAGTAGGAGGAAGAAAGCTATGGCTGGCTATTTGCCTCAAAGAAAATCTGATAGTGCTAGCAATAGCAGCAATAACCATGGCCACAGCAGCCACAGTGGTAATCCCAGCACTAGTAGTAATGGTGGAGGCCTAAGTCATGGTCAGCCCCCAGCTTTAATTGGGAGTGCGGTTGGTATGTCAAATATGGGTGGAGACCCATCATCCCTTCTTGcctcatcatcttcatcctcatcaGTAGTTTCTTCCTCCTCGTCTTCTGCTCCCTCTTCCACTGCTGCCTCAGTACTGGTTACTAATGATTCTCACCTTTCTAAATCTGATAACCAGAGCTCAATGCAACCCAACCCCTCAGAGTCTGACACAGATCCAATTTATAGCTGTGGAGATTGTGGCAAAAGCTTCCCTCACCTTTCAAGCCTTCGCAGGCATTTGCGCATGCATGAGCCAACCACAGCAGGTACTAGCAATAGTAGCACTACTGGCCCAAACCCTGTTCATATTAAAACGCAGCCTGACCCAAGCCTTCCCCATTCAACCCAAGAAACTCCCCAACCCTCATCCAATTCTTGTCCTAGCCcagacaaaatatttaattgccCTGATTGTGGCAAAGGCTTTAAGAAAAAAGGGCACCTCCTGCAACATGGTGTTATACACTCTTCAGCCCGCCCATATGGCTGCTCCACCTGCTCTCGGGCTTTTAATCGTAGAGAGTCACTGACACGCCATGAGAAGATACATGAGGAAAAGCCATTCCGATGTCCCGCCTGTGGTCGTGCCTTCCGTGAGAGCACCTCTCTACTCAACCATGCTGCCTCAGGCACCTGCGGCAAGCCAGGTAGGGGACCCAAACAAAGGGGCAGCAAGACAGGAACTGATGGTGAGGACAGAGTcgggggagggggtggaggaggTAACGGAGGAGGGGGAACTTATCAGAGCAATAGAGGGGTTATTTATGGGAAAACTGAGGAAGAAGATGGTGTAATCATTGTGGGGGAAGGAGAACCAAAATCAGGTTTAGGATGTGATGGTCTGTTTCAGTCTGCAAGGGGAGGGAATTCAAATGACAGGGACAGAACAGATGGTAAATACCCCACTGACTACTCTCGGAATCGTTACACAGGCTACCATGATGACCACCGTTCTCAAGGTAATCCATCTCCATGCTACTCTGGTGCCTCCCCCTGTGGAAGTGGGATGGCGGGCCCAGCTCTGAGAAAGGCACCCTTGGCCCCAACACTGCATCCACACTCACAGAGCCACAACCAGCACCACCATCCGCAGCAACAGCCCCACCTGCCCCTTTCTTCTCTACTGGATGACTCAGAGGATGATGTCACTAGCTCTGTCAATAATGCTATCTCTGCTATAACAGCAGCTAGTAGTGGAAATAGAGGGGATGATAGGGGAGACATCATAGGAGGTCTACTAGGTGGTCTTGGTTTAGGTCCTCTGGGCTCACCCTCATCAACATCTGGTATGGATAAGAATTTCAGAGGTGTTGGAAGCCAGGAGGCTATGAGCAGCAACCCTCAGAATCCTACTGCCAAACCAAAACGTCCCCGCAAACCAAGAGCTAAGAAAGATCCTGTACCTGGTGGACAGCCCCCCAAACGTAGGCAATACACCCCCAGAATGGGGCCCAGTGGCCTCCCACGCACTCACCTCTGCAGTGTCTGCGGTAAGGGATTTGCACGTCGGGAGACCCTACGCAGACACGACCGCATTCATACTGGAGAAAAGCCCCATCACTGCACTGTTTGTGGAAAGTATTTTAGAGAGGCTTTTCACCTCAGCAAGCATCAAACAGTCCACTCTGGGGCAAAGAACTACAAATGCAGCATCTGTGGGAAAGAGTTTGGATACTCCCAGAGCCTCAGAAGGCATAGCAAACTCCACCAGAAAGGGGAGCTAGAAGAGGTGCCCACAACACCAGCTCCGGAGAACCTTAACAGCTTTAACCCAAACCCTCAATGTAGCGTGGCCCAAGACAGGAGCCAGAACCAAGCACCAAGCACCTCCTCCTATTACTCCTACTCTCAAGACGTCAAGCCTCAAGACACCAACCCCCCGCCACAacctccacccccacccctaCCACAGCCCCCACCTCCGCCTCGACTCTATACCTGTGCTATATGTTGGAAGtcgttccgccatcacttccaTCTGACTGCCCATCACCAGACGGTTCATGAAGGTGGAGGTGAAAAGCTCTTCTGCTGTGAGGTATGTGGGAAAGCATTTGCTTACTCCAATAGCCTTACTCGACATAGGCAGTCACAGCATGGGATGACCCGCACTGAACCGCCAAACCCGCAAGAAGGCAGCAGTGGGTCTGGAGACAACAGAGGTGGGAGTGATGTTAATCAGTCAGCATCCGAGAGTGAGGCTGCCACCAATGCCCTGCTACAAATGGCTCCTTCCACAGAAGGCCATGGAGGGCAGAGTCTAAGTGTCGTTACTCATAGCCACCAACAGGCACCCCCGCAACCACCAGCTGGTTACTCTCCTCTCTTCTATGATGCTTCCCATTCTTCAGCCTCTAATGCTCCATCTTACTCGCAGCCTCTGCCTCCAAATTCTACAATCATGCCCCCCCAGCACCCGCATTCCCCAGCCGGGGTGAAAGGAGAGCACATATATCCAGCTGGATCCCGTAGCCGTACGCTTCACACCACAGCCCCGTTCCAGCCCCTCACGGAACTGCCCTCCACTGAACATCATCatctgcatcatcatcatcatcactccCACCATCATCCTCATCTTCAGTCAGGTGCCCAGTCCCACCAACACCTTGACTGCAGCATCCAGTTATCACATGATGAAATGAGACgacacaagaagaaaaaaaaaaagtccaacaGCAGAGATTGGAGGGAAAATAAATGGGAATCCCAAGATTTAGTCAGATTTGATGGAAgcaaaaggaagagaaagataAGATGTACAATAAGAGGGCAGTTGAATAAAAAACAAGGCTCTCTTCGTTTGACAATTAGACGAGGAGGAGGATCAGGTGGTGGTGGGTATAAGCTTGTCAACACTGGGGGAATGAAGGTGCAGATCCTGTCGTCTCTCAAAGTCCCTGTGAAACGTTTTGGCTGTCCTATATGCCCCAATTCTGTGTTTTCTCGTAAAGCCGGACTGCTAGTCCACATGGCAGTTAAACACCCCAAAAAAGCCTCAACCACTCAGGAGCGACTAAGGTGCTGTGTATGTGGGAAGCAGTCTCACAGGCCTTTGGCAGCCTTCATCCATCGGGCCTCCCATCGTGCCAGGGGGACTTTTTCCTGCCGCCGCTGCTCCATTCGCTTCTGGAATGCTACGCTGCTCCACAGGCA
- the LOC123968968 gene encoding protein shisa-7 — translation MTPTTNLRVLAVSLLSLLSLLTAPLTTIVETSPSPPPQHTDRSGRPFTEQPKTGPSPSLLLLAIQANMRPAALQGRTKTPEKLPETSEGVLEMPPRPLPQVMFPKNVTSAEALAPPLGAAQVAPIRPRLMDVWMDVCRGYYDVMGHFDSAFNCSKDTFVFCCGTCHYRFCCPERSRQLEQDICKNYDSPDWAKPQTDSMIISEELGPDPDFDPLKQQSHNTGFVIGGVIVFMVAVAVGIKVVFNKVQQEANQRDLNMPRALVDMLRHQSSPVQQDERNNSVALAVGDGQGTLGRAPKNLYAPGLPSKDNRLGNLQHNFIHSSGSSPKHTATIERTPRMNNAQLAAGGTLLSSKHNNTKSQPAFHHSLHNLAQLPPSYESATKPELNRYSSLKRLEKGLDEYSSGYCTTKRRPHTAQPALQSSQHHLHWGGDYTLSGRGTLPRHAARPWIPPPPSGMPASPTPNPYPLDPPEPQYNPNYDTLSKPRKVKSSDQLLNMGDVPGNTGTLSRLSKNQQHQYYKAMAASNKNSNTQTLTRKTQDRREERQERLLMSPDHLDRMGVGGMGVVDPYAHTGGIVPTLPRQQKAQSQQNVCATPSLDRHHMIKMNSHPTSGREQERSTAMTGHMSGGMGWAGEMPGAGVVMGTGTLGGHSARRMAFAAKRQNTIEQLHFIPGGGGGGSSGGSGGGSQGIRTGSKNEVTV, via the exons ATGACGCCCACCACCAATCTCCGAGTTCTCGCTGTCTCCCTGCTCTCCCTGCTCTCCCTCCTTACTGCCCCACTTACCACTATCGTGGAGACCTCTCCGTCCCCCCCTCCTCAGCACACAGACCGCTCAGGGAGGCCATTCACCGAGCAGCCCAAGACTGGCCCCAGCCCCTCTCTCCTGCTCCTTGCCATCCAGGCCAATATGAGACCAGCTGCTCTCCAAGGCAGGACCAAAACCCCTGAGAAACTTCCAGAAACCTCAGAGGGAGTTCTGGAGATGCCTCCGAGACCCCTTCCCCAGGTCATGTTCCCCAAGAATGTGACTTCAGCGGAGGCCCTTGCACCTCCCTTAGGCGCCGCCCAGGTAGCACCCATTCGACCACGCCTgatggatgtatggatggatgTATGCCGGGGTTATTATGACGTGATGGGACATTTTGACAGCGCTTTCAACTGCTCAAAGGACACCTTCGTCTTTTGTTGTGGAACCTGCCACTACCGCTTCTGCTGTCCAGAGCGCAGCCGGCAACTGGAACAGGACATCTGCAAGAACTATGACTCTCCAGACTGGGCCAAGCCGCAGACAGACTCCATGATTATATCAGAGGAATTAGGTCCTGACCCAGACTTCGATCCACTGAAGCAGCAGAGCCACAATACGGGCTTTGTCATCGGAGGTGTGATTGTGTTCATGGTGGCTGTTGCGGTGGGCATCAAGGTGGTCTTCAACAAGGTGCAACAGGAAGCCAACCAAAGGGACCTGAATATGCCCAG AGCTCTGGTTGACATGTTGCGGCACCAGTCGAGCCCAGTCCAGCAGGATGAGAGAAACAACAGTGTGGCTCTGGCTGTAGGGGATGGACAGGGGACACTGGGGAGAGCTCCAAAAAATCTTTATGCTCCAGGACTGCCCAGCAAGGACAACAGAT TGGGCAATTTGCAACACAATTTCATCCACTCATCAGGCTCCAGCCCCAAACACACTGCAACTATCG AGCGCACCCCTCGAATGAACAATGCTCAGCTGGCAGCTGGAGGCACCCTGCTCTCCAGTAAGCACAACAACACCAAATCCCAGCCTGCTTTCCACCACTCCCTGCACAACCTGGCTCAGCTGCCGCCCTCCTATGAGAGTGCCACCAAGCCTGAGCTCAATAGATACTCCTCACTCAAACGCCTCG AGAAAGGTCTCGATGAGTACTCGTCTGGTTACTGCACCACCAAGCGCCGGCCTCACACAGCCCAGCCGGCCCTGCAGTCCTCTCAGCACCACCTTCACTGGGGTGGAGACTACACCCTCAGTGGAAGAGGAACGCTCCCCAGGCATGCAGCCCGTCCTTGGATCCCGCCGCCACCTTCTGGCATGCCTGCGTCACCCACCCCCAATCCTTACCCTCTGGATCCCCCGGAGCCACAGTACAACCCCAATTACGACACTCTTTCCAAGCCGAGGAAAGTTAAGTCCTCTGACCAGCTGCTCAACATGGGTGACGTCCCTGGCAACACGGGGACCCTGTCCAGGCTGTCCAAGAACCAGCAACACCAGTACTACAAAGCCATGGCTGCCTCCAATAAGAACTCCAACACGCAGACCCTCACAAGGAAGACCCaggacaggagagaggagagacaggaaCGGCTGCTTATGTCCCCGGACCACTTGGATAGGATGGGGGTCGGCGGGATGGGGGTTGTAGATCCATACGCTCACACAGGAGGGATTGTCCCCACGCTGCCTCGGCAGCAGAAGGCCCAGTCCCAGCAGAACGTCTGCGCCACGCCTTCCCTCGACCGACACCACATGATCAAGATGAACTCTCACCCAACGTCCGGGCGAGAGCAGGAGCGGAGTACCGCCATGACAGGGCACATGAGTGGGGGCATGGGCTGGGCGGGGGAGATGCCCGGGGCTGGGGTAGTCATGGGAACGGGAACACTAGGGGGCCACAGCGCCAGGAGGATGGCTTTTGCAGCGAAAAGGCAGAACACCATTGAGCAGCTACATTTCATACCAGGAGGGGGCGGTGGGGGGTCAAgtggaggaagtggaggagggaGTCAGGGGATCAGGACGGGGAGTAAAAATGAGGTGACGGTGTGA